One region of Acidobacteriota bacterium genomic DNA includes:
- a CDS encoding formylglycine-generating enzyme family protein, with translation MRRATRPAALPANRSAGRLVVLALLVASGPACQASAPPAGPALPATLEGYRADAWFLPDDPLLGFVEIPAGPFVMGSDPAVDPQAYDNERWSPSDAQGTVDLPAFYIGRTEVTVAQFGAYAAAAGASVAGEALRGPPDHPVANISWPDALAYARWLETTLRGWSGTPPALRQRLDQGWRITLPTEAQWEKAARGTDGRVFPWGDTPRPGAANDNTGPGATVAVGSIDCPDCAHGLSDTAGNVWELTRSPYQPYPYTDADDADDLSGDALFIMRGGSFTDPPANTRAAVRGGADPGARRPFIGFRIVLTVD, from the coding sequence GTGCGCCGGGCAACCCGGCCCGCCGCCCTTCCGGCGAACCGGTCCGCCGGGAGGCTCGTCGTGCTCGCCCTGCTCGTAGCCAGCGGCCCCGCCTGCCAGGCGTCCGCGCCGCCGGCCGGACCGGCGCTGCCGGCGACGCTGGAGGGCTACCGCGCCGACGCGTGGTTCCTGCCGGACGATCCCCTGCTCGGCTTTGTCGAGATCCCGGCCGGGCCCTTCGTCATGGGAAGCGACCCGGCGGTCGATCCGCAGGCGTATGACAACGAACGATGGTCGCCGTCCGACGCGCAGGGAACCGTCGATCTGCCTGCCTTCTATATAGGCCGCACGGAGGTGACGGTCGCACAGTTCGGCGCCTACGCCGCCGCTGCCGGCGCCAGCGTCGCCGGCGAAGCGCTGCGCGGCCCGCCCGATCATCCGGTCGCGAACATCTCCTGGCCCGATGCGCTCGCCTACGCGCGGTGGCTGGAGACGACGCTCCGCGGCTGGTCCGGCACGCCTCCGGCGCTTCGCCAGCGCCTGGACCAGGGCTGGCGGATAACGCTACCCACGGAGGCGCAATGGGAAAAGGCGGCACGCGGTACGGACGGCCGCGTGTTTCCCTGGGGCGACACGCCACGGCCGGGCGCGGCAAACGACAACACTGGACCCGGCGCCACGGTCGCAGTGGGTTCCATCGACTGCCCGGACTGTGCGCACGGCCTTAGTGACACGGCGGGCAACGTCTGGGAACTGACGCGCAGCCCCTACCAGCCGTATCCCTACACCGACGCGGACGATGCCGACGACCTGTCGGGCGACGCCCTCTTCATCATGCGCGGCGGTTCGTTCACAGATCCTCCCGCCAACACGCGCGCGGCCGTCCGGGGAGGCGCCGACCCCGGCGCCCGGCGTCCCTTCATCGGCTTCCGCATCGTCCTGACCGTCGACTGA